One genomic region from Blastococcus sp. Marseille-P5729 encodes:
- a CDS encoding DUF202 domain-containing protein yields MRRPRVQVPPHLRQARTAPAHADAGLQPERTVLAWGRTVLALTICALLFLRWLPSHRVWALVPVLIATGGGALIVLGRRRAADRAVRAILDEHAEPPVGPVFAVSALVVLTGIAALLII; encoded by the coding sequence GTGAGACGACCACGCGTCCAGGTACCTCCGCATCTGCGGCAGGCTCGGACCGCGCCCGCGCACGCGGACGCCGGCCTCCAGCCGGAGCGCACAGTGCTGGCCTGGGGACGTACCGTGCTCGCACTCACTATCTGCGCGCTGCTGTTCCTGCGGTGGTTGCCGTCCCATCGGGTGTGGGCACTGGTTCCCGTCCTGATCGCGACCGGGGGCGGTGCACTGATCGTCCTCGGACGACGACGCGCAGCCGATCGCGCCGTCCGAGCGATCCTCGACGAGCACGCAGAACCCCCCGTGGGCCCGGTCTTCGCGGTCAGCGCCTTGGTGGTTCTGACCGGAATCGCCGCCCTGCTGATCATCTAG
- a CDS encoding VaFE repeat-containing surface-anchored protein: protein MSIRSLRRGITAAASALAALAVTLPTTSAPAEAASLTRSAQPTLTTHDFPVYPTGDHDAGVFTMSNGSAAYCIEYDWVSDGYSTFDQASWSQFPGENPDNRFTQHAGEINWILQHGYPALNVATLEATVRAAGGTITDSLSPFEAARATQEAIWELTDPGKYNGPWPEQYGWQSGASAADIASVTSYLLDNATWLAAGKGAAPTVDVAPANTSGNSGDVLGPVTITTGGVGYAQVSISGLGAGSQLTDASGAPMDVNLDAVQSGTQLYFTVADDAAAGEITVDAAVQGADPASTGTLLVSTERINGDRGQSLIEVSPASASDTAVVTWAPAAVPPTLGTTASDQADGDKVIDPAGGTIVDVAKFTGLTPGKTYTLSGKIFNKTTGKLTGITATREFTPTAANGTVALTFTIPAGYANSTLVVYETILDGTTIIVDHSDPNDQEQTVTVPPLPPTLGTSASDQADGDKLVPASGGTIVDVLEYTNLTPGQEYTINGELFNKTTGKLTGITATAKLTPTAANGTAEVLFTVPAGFDGQTLVVYEELLDVDGTIVAEHKDPEDEDQTVYVPSIGTSAADQKDGDKTMDHAGGAIVDVVAYTNLLPGQTYTVNGELVDKSTGAPTGITGTATFTPTASSGTVEVLFTLPAGHAGKSLVVFERLLDANGTIIATHEDIDDAAQTVAVNTPPRRTPGVPPVKPVAPVPSKPSLANTGTNASPMLLLGGLLIAAGAGTLTAGRRKRTAADQPL from the coding sequence ATGTCCATCAGGTCCCTACGTAGGGGCATCACGGCCGCAGCATCGGCGCTGGCCGCGCTGGCCGTCACCTTGCCAACCACCTCCGCGCCCGCGGAAGCCGCGTCGCTCACGCGCTCCGCCCAGCCCACCCTGACCACGCACGACTTCCCGGTCTACCCCACCGGCGATCACGATGCCGGTGTCTTCACGATGTCCAACGGCAGCGCCGCATACTGCATCGAGTACGACTGGGTCTCCGACGGATATTCGACGTTCGATCAGGCGTCATGGTCACAGTTCCCGGGCGAGAACCCAGACAATAGGTTCACGCAGCACGCGGGCGAGATCAACTGGATCCTGCAGCACGGCTACCCGGCGCTCAACGTCGCGACGCTAGAGGCGACGGTCCGGGCCGCGGGCGGCACCATCACCGACTCGCTGTCGCCCTTCGAGGCGGCACGCGCCACCCAGGAGGCGATCTGGGAACTCACCGATCCCGGCAAGTACAACGGCCCGTGGCCGGAGCAGTACGGCTGGCAGTCGGGCGCGAGCGCCGCCGACATAGCCTCGGTCACCAGCTACCTGCTGGACAATGCCACCTGGCTCGCTGCGGGCAAGGGCGCCGCGCCGACGGTCGACGTTGCACCGGCGAACACCTCCGGCAACAGCGGAGACGTCCTCGGCCCGGTGACGATCACCACCGGGGGGGTCGGGTATGCACAGGTCTCGATCTCGGGGCTCGGCGCCGGCTCGCAACTCACCGATGCCTCCGGTGCGCCGATGGACGTGAACCTCGACGCCGTGCAGTCGGGGACGCAACTGTATTTCACCGTCGCCGACGATGCTGCCGCCGGCGAGATCACCGTGGACGCTGCCGTGCAGGGCGCCGATCCAGCGAGCACCGGCACCCTGCTGGTCTCCACGGAGCGGATCAACGGCGATCGGGGTCAGTCGCTGATCGAGGTGTCGCCCGCGTCCGCGAGCGACACCGCAGTGGTGACCTGGGCGCCCGCAGCGGTTCCGCCGACGCTCGGTACCACCGCCAGTGATCAGGCTGACGGCGACAAGGTCATCGACCCCGCAGGCGGCACGATCGTCGACGTCGCGAAGTTCACCGGTTTGACCCCCGGAAAGACCTACACCCTCAGCGGCAAGATCTTCAACAAGACCACCGGCAAGCTCACCGGCATCACCGCCACCCGGGAGTTCACGCCGACCGCCGCCAACGGCACCGTCGCGCTGACCTTCACCATCCCCGCCGGCTACGCCAACAGCACACTCGTGGTCTACGAGACCATCCTCGACGGCACCACCATCATCGTCGACCACTCGGATCCCAACGACCAAGAGCAGACCGTCACCGTTCCGCCGCTCCCTCCGACACTCGGCACCAGCGCCAGTGATCAGGCCGACGGCGACAAGCTCGTCCCGGCGTCCGGCGGCACCATCGTCGACGTCCTCGAGTACACCAACCTGACCCCGGGCCAGGAGTACACCATCAACGGCGAGCTGTTCAACAAGACCACCGGCAAGCTCACCGGCATCACGGCCACCGCGAAGCTCACCCCGACTGCTGCGAACGGCACCGCCGAGGTGCTCTTCACCGTGCCGGCAGGCTTTGACGGCCAGACCCTCGTGGTCTACGAGGAGCTGCTCGACGTCGACGGCACCATCGTCGCCGAGCACAAGGATCCCGAGGACGAGGATCAGACGGTCTACGTGCCGAGTATCGGCACCTCGGCAGCCGACCAGAAGGACGGCGACAAGACGATGGATCACGCCGGTGGAGCCATCGTCGACGTGGTTGCCTACACGAATCTCTTGCCCGGGCAGACCTACACAGTCAACGGCGAGCTAGTCGACAAGAGCACCGGGGCGCCCACCGGGATCACCGGGACGGCAACCTTCACCCCGACGGCCTCGTCGGGCACGGTGGAGGTGCTCTTCACCCTGCCAGCGGGACATGCGGGCAAGAGTCTCGTGGTGTTCGAGCGGCTGCTCGACGCGAACGGAACGATCATCGCGACCCATGAGGACATCGACGATGCCGCCCAGACCGTCGCGGTGAATACCCCGCCCCGCCGCACCCCAGGAGTTCCTCCGGTAAAGCCAGTCGCCCCGGTGCCGTCGAAGCCGTCGCTGGCGAACACCGGCACGAATGCCTCGCCCATGCTGCTGCTCGGTGGCCTGCTGATCGCGGCCGGCGCCGGCACGCTGACGGCCGGTCGTCGCAAGCGAACGGCGGCTGACCAGCCGTTGTAA
- a CDS encoding cobalt-precorrin-6A reductase, with translation MRVLILGGTAEARALAQALTDRAVAVVSSLAGRVSTPRLPAGEVRIGGFGGIDGLAELISTDSITHVVDATHPYATTMSAHGVAAADRAGVPFVRYARPGWRSHALAGGWTWVSSYAEAQIAADRLGSRPFITTGRQTLTHYLDGWWDRRALVRVVEPLGEQAPSAWTVVLDRGPYEVDAELSLMSRHGVNVLLTKDSGGSYTAAKLTAADRLSIPVVVVRRPDTPTGAREVSTLDDVLATLLH, from the coding sequence ATGCGCGTGTTGATCCTCGGCGGCACCGCCGAGGCACGCGCGCTGGCGCAGGCCCTGACCGATCGCGCAGTCGCGGTCGTCTCCTCGCTCGCCGGCCGAGTGTCCACGCCTCGTCTTCCGGCCGGCGAGGTGCGCATCGGTGGCTTCGGCGGCATCGACGGCCTGGCCGAGCTCATCAGCACCGACAGCATTACGCACGTCGTCGATGCAACCCACCCCTACGCGACGACGATGAGTGCGCACGGGGTGGCCGCGGCCGATCGAGCCGGCGTCCCGTTCGTTCGTTATGCGCGGCCTGGCTGGCGCTCGCATGCGCTGGCCGGCGGCTGGACGTGGGTCTCGTCGTACGCCGAGGCCCAGATAGCCGCCGATCGGCTGGGCTCTCGGCCATTCATCACTACGGGCCGTCAGACGCTGACCCACTACCTCGACGGGTGGTGGGACCGTCGGGCGCTGGTCCGGGTTGTAGAGCCGCTCGGCGAGCAGGCTCCGTCGGCGTGGACGGTGGTGCTGGACCGTGGGCCATACGAGGTGGACGCCGAGCTCTCGCTGATGAGCCGGCACGGTGTGAATGTGCTGCTCACCAAGGACTCCGGCGGCTCGTATACCGCCGCGAAGCTCACCGCAGCCGATCGACTCAGTATCCCCGTGGTCGTCGTACGGCGACCCGACACGCCGACGGGAGCACGTGAGGTCAGCACCCTCGACGACGTGCTCGCGACGCTGCTCCACTAG
- a CDS encoding sterol carrier protein: MVTLDAAIAGLGMTEMGKVYGRTATQLAVEAVGSAASDAGLQVGDIDGLLINFGIGRQVGIPLAADLGLRDLSMLSEIQSFGSSAGVMVMQAAAAIATGQASTVACVFADVPLTEGKRTGATYADPKLRLRPGFLGVAPAGGFLGPNIGYALAARRHMDKYGTTSEQLGHVAVSTRKWAELNPLAQMRDPMTIEDHQSSRYIVEPLHLLDCCLVSNGAVACIVTSGERARDLVQPPVYLHGGGQCHPGYLDARDSEFGLVTGAKLSGERAMAMAGVRPEQIGVREIYDCYTYTTLVTLEDYGFCAKGEGGALAESGALAPGGALPTNTGGGQLSGYYMWGMTPLSEAIIQGRGQGGDRQVADNDYILVSGNGGILAHHSTLILSPHSKES; encoded by the coding sequence ATGGTCACACTCGATGCAGCCATCGCCGGTCTGGGTATGACCGAGATGGGCAAGGTCTACGGACGGACGGCGACGCAGCTCGCGGTCGAGGCGGTCGGCAGTGCGGCCTCGGACGCCGGGTTGCAGGTCGGCGACATCGACGGGCTGCTGATCAACTTCGGGATCGGCCGGCAGGTCGGCATACCGCTGGCTGCTGATCTCGGGCTGCGCGATCTGTCGATGCTCTCGGAGATCCAGTCGTTCGGATCGTCGGCGGGCGTCATGGTGATGCAGGCTGCGGCCGCGATCGCCACCGGACAGGCCAGCACTGTGGCGTGTGTGTTCGCCGACGTCCCGCTCACCGAAGGTAAGCGCACCGGCGCGACGTACGCCGACCCCAAGCTACGGCTGCGGCCGGGATTCCTCGGGGTCGCGCCTGCTGGCGGCTTCCTCGGCCCCAACATCGGATACGCGCTCGCGGCTCGTCGCCACATGGACAAGTACGGCACAACCAGCGAGCAGCTCGGGCACGTCGCCGTGAGCACCCGGAAGTGGGCCGAGCTCAATCCGCTGGCTCAGATGCGTGATCCGATGACGATCGAGGACCATCAGAGCTCGCGGTACATCGTCGAACCGCTGCATCTGCTCGACTGCTGTCTGGTCTCCAACGGGGCGGTCGCTTGCATCGTGACCAGTGGGGAGCGGGCTCGCGATCTCGTGCAGCCGCCGGTCTATCTGCATGGCGGCGGCCAGTGCCATCCGGGATACCTCGATGCCCGCGACTCCGAGTTCGGCCTCGTCACCGGTGCCAAGCTCTCGGGGGAGCGGGCGATGGCTATGGCCGGAGTGCGGCCCGAGCAGATCGGCGTCCGCGAGATCTACGACTGCTACACCTACACCACGTTGGTGACGCTCGAGGACTACGGATTCTGCGCCAAGGGCGAGGGCGGTGCGCTTGCCGAGAGCGGCGCGCTCGCGCCGGGGGGGGCGCTGCCCACCAACACCGGCGGCGGGCAGCTGTCCGGTTACTACATGTGGGGCATGACGCCGCTCAGCGAGGCGATCATCCAGGGCCGGGGGCAGGGCGGTGACCGGCAGGTCGCGGACAACGACTACATCCTCGTCAGCGGAAACGGCGGCATCCTCGCCCATCACTCGACGCTGATCCTCAGTCCGCACTCGAAGGAGTCGTGA
- a CDS encoding cobalamin biosynthesis protein, producing MRALRRAAEVDPVSLGLVLGFIADRLLGDPRRFHPVAGFGQIAAALQQPMYGDSRSRGIGYEAVLVGASISLGGLLTRSARRSHCRAEALTVLAAVSTWAVLGGRSLQREAGAVHDLVTRGDLEAARHRVRSLVGRDPSALNADGLGRACVESVAENTSDAVVGPLFWGAIAGVPGLLGYRAVNTLDAMVGHRTPRWERFGWAAARFDDLANILPARLAAALTAALSGRPGEVLRIVRRDASAHPSPNAGPIETAFAAGLGVQLGGSNVYAGRAEDRGTLGDGRAVTIGDVPRAVRLSSRLSWAALGAVVGVRIASGAASRARRRGC from the coding sequence GTGAGAGCACTACGACGGGCGGCCGAGGTCGATCCGGTCAGTCTCGGTCTCGTGCTCGGTTTCATCGCCGACCGTCTGCTCGGCGATCCGCGTCGCTTCCATCCGGTGGCGGGCTTCGGTCAGATTGCGGCTGCGCTGCAGCAGCCGATGTACGGCGACTCGCGGTCGCGCGGGATCGGGTACGAGGCGGTCCTCGTCGGCGCGAGTATCAGCCTCGGGGGACTGCTCACTCGATCGGCCCGTCGTTCGCACTGCCGCGCGGAAGCATTGACCGTGCTCGCGGCAGTGTCGACCTGGGCGGTGCTCGGTGGTCGTAGTCTCCAGCGTGAGGCCGGCGCGGTGCACGACCTCGTGACGCGAGGCGATCTTGAGGCGGCCCGGCATCGGGTGCGCTCGCTGGTGGGCCGCGACCCGAGCGCGCTCAATGCCGACGGGCTCGGCCGGGCCTGTGTGGAGTCGGTCGCCGAGAACACCTCCGATGCTGTGGTTGGTCCGTTGTTCTGGGGCGCGATTGCCGGTGTACCAGGGCTTTTGGGTTACCGCGCGGTCAACACGCTCGATGCGATGGTCGGCCATCGAACGCCGAGGTGGGAGCGTTTCGGCTGGGCCGCGGCCCGCTTCGACGACCTCGCCAACATCCTGCCCGCCCGCCTGGCTGCCGCGCTCACTGCAGCATTGTCGGGCCGGCCCGGTGAAGTACTGCGCATCGTACGGCGCGACGCCTCCGCGCACCCGAGTCCGAACGCCGGCCCGATCGAGACGGCGTTCGCGGCCGGCCTGGGCGTGCAGCTGGGCGGCAGCAATGTCTATGCCGGGCGGGCCGAGGACCGCGGCACGCTCGGAGACGGGCGGGCGGTGACGATCGGGGACGTGCCCCGCGCGGTCCGGCTCAGCAGCCGGCTCTCGTGGGCGGCTCTCGGCGCCGTGGTGGGCGTCCGGATCGCTAGTGGAGCAGCGTCGCGAGCACGTCGTCGAGGGTGCTGA
- the cobA gene encoding uroporphyrinogen-III C-methyltransferase — MSTALSVGGRSVLLHSPGAGVAERIHALLTDGARVTVLETDPDATLRDLASRGLVELVTQADPMLYDVVVRDQSRTAEPVVVAADPVDGSVTLVGGGPGDEGLLTIAGLQAIRNADVIVCDRLAPLGALREARPDAEVVHVGKIPRGEFTPQAAINEMLVERAKAGKRVVRFKGGDSFVFGRGGEEWNACVAAGVPVRSIPGISSSIAAAELVGIPVTHRAVTQGFIVVSGHVAPGDERNDVDWAALASSRLTIVVLMGVAALPQIAERLIAEGLCAQTPAACIADASMPSQRSVCGTLADIGQKASAAGISAPAVTIIGKVVTALAR, encoded by the coding sequence GTGAGCACGGCTCTTTCCGTCGGTGGCCGCTCCGTGCTGCTGCACTCGCCGGGAGCCGGCGTCGCCGAGCGCATCCATGCACTGCTCACCGACGGCGCGCGAGTCACCGTCCTCGAGACCGATCCCGACGCGACGCTGCGCGATCTCGCCTCACGCGGGCTGGTCGAGCTCGTCACGCAGGCCGACCCGATGCTGTACGACGTGGTGGTGCGAGACCAAAGTCGCACCGCCGAACCTGTCGTCGTGGCGGCGGATCCGGTCGACGGCAGCGTGACGCTGGTCGGGGGCGGTCCTGGCGATGAGGGATTGCTCACGATCGCCGGTCTACAAGCGATCCGCAACGCCGACGTGATCGTGTGCGACCGGCTGGCACCGCTCGGTGCGCTCCGCGAAGCACGTCCGGACGCCGAGGTAGTGCACGTCGGCAAGATCCCCCGCGGGGAGTTCACCCCGCAGGCGGCGATTAACGAGATGCTCGTCGAGCGCGCGAAGGCCGGCAAGCGGGTCGTCCGGTTCAAAGGAGGCGACAGCTTCGTCTTCGGTCGCGGCGGCGAGGAGTGGAACGCCTGTGTCGCAGCAGGTGTACCGGTCCGGTCGATCCCCGGCATCAGCTCGTCGATCGCCGCTGCCGAGCTGGTCGGGATTCCGGTCACTCACCGCGCCGTGACCCAGGGCTTCATCGTGGTCTCCGGCCACGTCGCTCCGGGCGACGAACGCAACGACGTCGATTGGGCAGCGCTGGCGTCGTCCCGGCTGACGATTGTCGTCCTGATGGGTGTGGCCGCGCTACCGCAGATCGCGGAGCGTCTGATCGCCGAAGGGCTCTGCGCGCAGACTCCCGCGGCGTGTATCGCCGATGCGAGCATGCCGAGCCAGCGCAGCGTCTGCGGAACCCTCGCCGATATCGGCCAGAAGGCGAGCGCAGCGGGAATCAGCGCGCCCGCGGTGACGATCATCGGCAAGGTCGTCACGGCACTGGCCCGGTGA
- a CDS encoding Zn-ribbon domain-containing OB-fold protein, which yields MSADNMYAIERDDASAEWFDAAADGRLLIRQCDQGHLGPPQATTCPLCGSTDMQWVEASGRGVIASYAVVHRRDAEPLPLAIVELDEGPWLRAQVQNANANQLRVGAAVEIRFARPDGGEPIPYAVPA from the coding sequence ATGTCGGCGGACAACATGTACGCGATCGAGCGGGACGACGCCTCCGCGGAGTGGTTCGATGCTGCCGCCGACGGGCGGCTGCTGATCCGTCAATGCGACCAGGGGCACCTCGGCCCGCCGCAAGCCACGACCTGCCCTCTGTGCGGATCCACTGATATGCAGTGGGTCGAGGCCTCTGGGCGCGGCGTGATCGCGTCCTATGCCGTCGTCCATCGCCGCGATGCTGAGCCGCTTCCACTCGCCATCGTCGAGCTCGACGAGGGACCGTGGTTGCGCGCACAGGTGCAGAACGCGAACGCGAACCAGCTCCGAGTCGGCGCCGCGGTCGAGATCCGCTTCGCCCGTCCAGACGGCGGGGAACCCATCCCATACGCCGTACCCGCCTGA
- a CDS encoding acyl-CoA dehydrogenase family protein, translating into MSLKPRAAAPAPTDLLGINHMLDDEEKAIRSTVRKWVEEKITPHAGQWFEDGVFPEDIIPELGEMGLLGMHLEGYDCAGMSATNYGLACLELEAGDSGLRSFVSVQGSLAMFPIWAYGSEEQKQRWLPEMAAGRAIGCFGLTEPDHGSDPGNMSTRAVKDGSDWVINGAKMWITNGPIADVAVVWASTEEGVRGFVVPTDTKGFTANEIKHKGSLRMSKTGELVFDNMRLPEDAVLPEVTGLKGPLSCLSEARFGILFGALGAGRSCFETALDYSKSRVQFGRPIGGFQLTQQKLTNMAMDLAKGELLAMHLGRLKDSDRGLAPEQVSFGKLNNVRVAIDAARTSRTILGGNGISHEYPIMRHSANLESVLTYEGTEEVHTLVIGQLLTGQNAFS; encoded by the coding sequence GTGAGCCTCAAGCCCCGCGCTGCAGCCCCCGCCCCCACCGACCTGCTGGGCATCAACCACATGCTGGACGACGAGGAGAAGGCGATCCGCAGCACGGTCCGAAAGTGGGTAGAGGAGAAGATCACGCCCCACGCCGGGCAGTGGTTCGAGGACGGCGTCTTCCCTGAGGACATCATCCCCGAGCTCGGCGAGATGGGCCTGTTGGGCATGCACCTCGAGGGCTACGACTGCGCGGGCATGAGCGCCACCAACTACGGCCTGGCCTGTCTCGAGCTGGAGGCGGGAGACTCCGGGCTCCGCTCCTTCGTGTCCGTGCAGGGCTCGCTGGCGATGTTCCCGATCTGGGCGTACGGCTCCGAGGAGCAGAAGCAGCGCTGGCTTCCCGAGATGGCCGCCGGCCGGGCGATCGGCTGCTTCGGCCTGACCGAGCCCGACCACGGCTCCGACCCGGGGAACATGTCCACCCGCGCCGTCAAGGACGGTAGCGACTGGGTCATCAACGGCGCCAAGATGTGGATCACCAACGGGCCGATCGCCGACGTCGCGGTGGTCTGGGCGAGCACCGAGGAAGGCGTCCGCGGGTTCGTCGTCCCGACCGACACCAAGGGATTCACCGCGAACGAGATCAAGCACAAGGGATCGCTGCGGATGAGCAAGACCGGCGAGCTGGTGTTCGACAACATGCGCTTGCCCGAAGACGCCGTCCTGCCCGAGGTCACGGGTCTGAAGGGTCCACTTTCGTGCCTGTCCGAGGCCCGTTTCGGAATCCTGTTCGGTGCGCTCGGCGCGGGGCGCTCGTGCTTCGAGACCGCGTTGGACTACTCCAAGTCCCGCGTGCAGTTCGGCCGGCCGATCGGTGGCTTCCAGCTCACCCAGCAGAAGCTCACGAACATGGCGATGGACCTTGCCAAGGGCGAGCTGCTCGCCATGCACCTTGGCCGACTGAAGGACTCCGACCGCGGCCTGGCGCCCGAGCAGGTGTCCTTCGGCAAGCTGAACAACGTCCGGGTCGCGATCGATGCCGCGCGCACCTCGCGCACCATCCTCGGCGGCAACGGAATCAGCCACGAGTACCCGATCATGCGGCACTCGGCGAACCTCGAGTCGGTGCTCACCTACGAGGGCACCGAGGAGGTCCACACCCTCGTCATCGGCCAGCTGCTCACCGGGCAGAACGCCTTCTCCTAG
- a CDS encoding DUF3817 domain-containing protein, whose translation MSTTAPPRTALPPTRLYRIVSIAEAITWTLLIAAMIAKYVFDVDALMFPAGLAHGFAFVSYGATALLVGLNQRWRPGQVMGAVALAIVPFATIPLDRSLERRGMLEGGWRTEASDDPRDDTALDRLLRWSLRNPLLLAGIILVAVVAVVLVLLQLGPPTEWGR comes from the coding sequence GTGAGCACCACGGCCCCGCCCCGCACTGCCCTGCCCCCCACGCGGCTCTACCGCATCGTCTCGATCGCCGAGGCGATCACCTGGACGCTGCTGATCGCTGCCATGATCGCGAAGTACGTCTTCGACGTAGACGCGCTGATGTTCCCGGCCGGCCTCGCGCACGGCTTCGCGTTCGTGTCGTACGGCGCGACGGCCCTGCTGGTCGGGCTGAACCAGCGCTGGCGACCGGGGCAGGTGATGGGTGCGGTGGCCCTGGCGATCGTCCCCTTCGCGACCATTCCGCTCGACCGTTCCCTGGAACGCCGCGGCATGCTCGAGGGCGGCTGGCGCACCGAGGCGAGCGACGATCCGCGCGATGACACCGCGCTTGACCGGCTGCTGCGCTGGAGCCTGCGCAACCCGCTGCTGCTCGCCGGGATCATCCTGGTCGCGGTCGTCGCCGTCGTCCTGGTGCTGCTGCAGCTCGGCCCGCCCACCGAGTGGGGCAGGTAA
- a CDS encoding YidH family protein: MTEDAPADHHRRGRLASRLLGGGTEPDPRFSLANERTFLAWIRTSLALLAGGVGIEAFARDIFPSTWRQALAVLLIILAMLLSATSTWRWLQIERAMRRRRPLPLSFPAIWLALGTTVVAVVIGLVFLARGS, translated from the coding sequence ATGACTGAGGACGCCCCCGCCGACCACCACCGGCGGGGGCGTCTCGCGTCACGGCTGCTGGGAGGCGGGACCGAGCCCGATCCCAGGTTCAGCCTGGCCAACGAGCGCACCTTCCTGGCGTGGATCCGCACCTCGTTGGCGCTGCTCGCGGGTGGCGTCGGCATCGAGGCATTTGCTCGGGACATCTTTCCCAGCACCTGGCGACAGGCGCTCGCCGTCCTGCTCATCATTCTGGCGATGCTGCTGAGCGCCACCTCCACGTGGCGATGGCTACAGATCGAACGCGCCATGCGGCGTCGCAGGCCGCTTCCGCTGAGCTTCCCCGCGATCTGGCTGGCGCTGGGGACGACCGTCGTGGCCGTCGTCATCGGCCTCGTCTTCCTGGCGCGCGGCTCGTGA
- a CDS encoding DUF2568 domain-containing protein codes for MADARMVPETPLEWTLGVWAFLVELTIVVGAGLVAFRLARRFGSAGAWLAAVAAVAAVGVLWAIWMAPTADHRLPLWPRVAVACVLVLVVAVGLWRTGSPLTGGAFAVVGVLGMMIAQPGLDG; via the coding sequence ATGGCTGACGCAAGGATGGTTCCGGAGACGCCGCTCGAGTGGACGCTTGGCGTATGGGCGTTCCTGGTCGAGCTGACTATTGTTGTCGGCGCTGGGCTGGTCGCGTTCCGCCTCGCGCGCAGATTCGGCAGCGCGGGGGCGTGGCTCGCGGCGGTGGCGGCGGTTGCAGCGGTAGGTGTCCTCTGGGCGATTTGGATGGCGCCCACCGCCGACCACCGACTCCCACTTTGGCCGCGCGTGGCGGTCGCCTGTGTCCTGGTGCTGGTCGTGGCGGTGGGTCTCTGGCGCACCGGTAGCCCACTGACCGGTGGTGCGTTCGCCGTCGTCGGCGTCCTGGGAATGATGATCGCCCAGCCGGGACTCGACGGCTGA